One Cryptomeria japonica chromosome 9, Sugi_1.0, whole genome shotgun sequence genomic window carries:
- the LOC131858440 gene encoding uncharacterized protein LOC131858440 — protein sequence MVLKEGILSEVSSSVIGMDGEVMQQELSGSSQGVGQQHGESPTGLVLGASSQSTNSQDDIVLADLVKEVQEFGRVFGIMDNVSVLVLWEALELKQWNKSCFGNLYAMKRRDQDHLAVVTHQIRDLGFFEDLGREESHAVRELEEWEPREEIFWKQKDRVDWLQEGDMNTTFFHNSVQSRQNRSYISMLVDSAGIQLTSLHAMSHEATWYYSALFSGDSPLVVDDENMILSCIPSLITNVMNASLMRPISLSKLEEVVFGMHKGKAPDPDKFLVEFF from the exons ATGGTCTTAAAGGAAGGGATTCTGAGTGAGGTCTCCTCTAGTGTGATTGGTATGGATGGGGAGGTTATGCAACAGGAACTTTCTGGCTCAAGTCAGGGTGTTGGGCAACAACATGGTGAGTCTCCTACAGGTCTTGTCTTAGGGGCTTCAAGTCAGTCCACAAATTCACAGGATGATATTGTTTTGGCAGATTTGGTTAAGGAAGTGCAAGAATTTGGAAGAG TATTTGGCATCATGGACAATGTGAGTGTATTGGTTCTTTGGGAAGCTCTAGAG CTTAAGCAATGGAACAAATCTTGCTTTGGCAATCTTTATGCCATGAAAAGGAGGGATCAAGATCATTTAGCTGTAGTCACTCACCAAATTCGAGATCTTGGGTTCTTTGAGGATTTGGGTAGAGAGGAGTCTCATGCAGTTAGAGAACTGGAGGAATGGGAACCTAGGGAAGAGATTTTTTGGAAGCAGAAGGATAGGGTTGACTGGCTTCAGGAAGGAGACATGAATACTACCTTTTTCCATAACTCAGTGCAATCCCGTCAAAATAGAAGTTACATATCCATGTTGGTTGATTCAGCTGGAATTCAACTGACTTCTTTGCATGCTATGTCTCATGAAGCTACCTGGTACTATTCTGCTCTCTTTTCTGGTGATTCACCTCTTGTTGTGGATGACGAGAACATGATCCTTTCTTGTATTCCCTCTCTTATTACAAATGTGATGAATGCTTCTCTTATGCGTCCAATATCTTTGtctaaattggaggaggttgtttTTGGGATGCATAAGGGTAAGGCTCCAGACCCCGACAAATTTCTAGTGgaatttttttag